The Microbacterium sp. SORGH_AS_0862 genome has a segment encoding these proteins:
- a CDS encoding aminomethyl transferase family protein translates to MTSESLAAAIERTGNPLELLRNQNWPAFTFPVAPEFTNWRDEQRAWNTTVALMDQSHHMTQLFLGGSDLIEVLSSISPNTFATFRPGVAKQLISVNESGYLVGDGILFYNEDAPEGLVLIGHHILIDWVRFTLEKAAAQGKDVHQRLEPNSHMRQGPPTFYRYELQGPEADRVMEKLFGGPAPDIKFFHIGDVTIGGRAVKALRHGMAGQPGFEFFGPWADNEHVLQTILDAGEEFGIRRVGAKAYSATPLESGWVPTPFPAVFDDDMAEYRSWLPAERIGSVAGSLTSDDVRDFYLTPYDIGLGRSVRFDHDFHGREALERHAENPRRRKVTLLWNADDVAAVVRSQLEPGTPAKFLDFPKARYGLYQMDEVRRGGERVGISTDAGYIAYDQLYMSLATLDADIPDGDEVEIVWGEDPISAKDSVDQNHRQVTVRATVAPAPYHEWARTVYRA, encoded by the coding sequence ATGACATCCGAATCCCTCGCCGCGGCGATCGAACGCACCGGAAACCCGCTCGAACTGCTGCGCAACCAGAACTGGCCGGCGTTCACGTTCCCGGTCGCCCCCGAGTTCACGAACTGGCGCGATGAACAGCGCGCGTGGAACACAACGGTCGCGTTGATGGACCAGTCCCATCACATGACGCAGCTTTTCCTGGGCGGCAGCGATCTCATCGAGGTGCTCTCCTCGATCTCGCCCAACACCTTCGCCACGTTCCGCCCGGGCGTGGCCAAGCAGCTCATCAGCGTCAACGAATCCGGCTACCTCGTGGGCGACGGCATCCTGTTCTACAACGAGGACGCACCCGAGGGGCTCGTGCTCATCGGCCATCACATCCTCATCGACTGGGTGCGGTTCACCCTCGAGAAGGCCGCGGCGCAGGGCAAGGACGTGCACCAGCGCCTGGAGCCGAACTCGCACATGCGGCAGGGACCGCCCACCTTCTACCGCTACGAGCTGCAGGGCCCGGAGGCGGACCGCGTCATGGAGAAGCTGTTCGGCGGCCCGGCGCCCGACATCAAGTTCTTCCACATCGGTGACGTCACCATCGGCGGCCGCGCCGTGAAGGCCCTGCGACACGGCATGGCCGGACAGCCGGGCTTCGAGTTCTTCGGCCCCTGGGCGGACAACGAGCACGTGCTGCAGACGATTCTGGATGCGGGCGAGGAGTTCGGCATCCGTCGCGTCGGTGCGAAGGCCTACTCGGCCACACCGCTCGAGTCTGGCTGGGTGCCCACGCCCTTCCCCGCCGTCTTCGACGACGACATGGCCGAGTACCGGTCGTGGCTGCCGGCCGAGCGGATCGGTTCGGTCGCGGGCTCGCTCACCTCCGACGACGTGCGCGACTTCTACCTCACGCCGTACGACATCGGACTCGGCCGCTCGGTGCGCTTCGACCACGACTTCCACGGCCGCGAGGCGCTGGAGCGGCACGCGGAGAACCCCCGCCGACGCAAGGTCACTCTGCTCTGGAACGCGGACGACGTCGCAGCCGTGGTGCGCTCGCAGCTCGAGCCCGGCACCCCCGCGAAGTTCCTCGACTTCCCCAAGGCGCGCTACGGGCTGTACCAGATGGACGAGGTGCGCCGCGGTGGCGAGCGCGTCGGCATCTCGACGGATGCGGGCTACATCGCCTATGACCAGCTGTACATGTCGCTCGCCACCCTCGACGCCGACATCCCCGACGGCGACGAGGTCGAGATCGTGTGGGGCGAGGACCCGATCTCCGCCAAGGATTCGGTCGATCAGAACCACCGCCAGGTGACCGTGCGGGCGACGGTCGCTCCCGCTCCCTACCACGAGTGGGCGCGCACGGTCTATCGCGCCTGA
- a CDS encoding ABC transporter ATP-binding protein: protein MTLLELIDVTASYGPVQVLDGVSLSVPEKGAVGILGANGAGKTTTLRAISGMVRTTGTIRFDGRDIRGMRPEKVASIGIAHVPEGRGTLGALTVRENLRVGAYQRRDHKAIQGDIDYCLDLFPNLKERYRSHASALSGGEQQMLAVARAFMARPRLLLLDEASLGLAPSTARTVYDAIARLRRESGIAMLVVEQNATLAFRLVDTATVLETGRNVLTGTSAELKGMDEIRRAYLGG from the coding sequence ATGACGCTGCTTGAACTCATCGACGTGACCGCCTCGTACGGTCCCGTCCAGGTGCTCGACGGAGTGTCGCTGAGCGTGCCCGAGAAGGGGGCCGTCGGCATCCTCGGGGCGAACGGCGCGGGCAAGACGACCACGCTCCGCGCGATCAGCGGGATGGTTCGCACGACCGGCACCATCCGCTTCGACGGGCGCGACATCCGCGGGATGCGCCCCGAGAAGGTCGCCTCGATCGGCATCGCCCACGTGCCTGAGGGGCGCGGCACTCTCGGGGCCCTGACGGTGCGCGAGAATCTGCGGGTCGGCGCGTACCAGCGGCGCGACCACAAGGCGATCCAGGGCGACATCGACTACTGCCTCGACCTGTTCCCGAATCTCAAGGAGCGCTACCGCTCGCACGCCTCCGCGCTCTCCGGAGGAGAGCAGCAGATGCTCGCCGTCGCCCGCGCGTTCATGGCGCGTCCGCGCCTGCTCCTGCTCGACGAGGCGTCGCTGGGTCTCGCCCCGAGCACCGCGCGCACCGTCTACGACGCCATCGCGAGGCTCCGCCGGGAGTCGGGCATCGCGATGCTCGTGGTCGAGCAGAACGCGACGCTCGCCTTCCGTCTGGTCGACACCGCGACCGTGCTCGAGACCGGTCGCAACGTCCTCACCGGCACGTCGGCCGAGCTCAAGGGCATGGACGAGATCCGCCGCGCTTACCTGGGAGGCTGA
- a CDS encoding NAD(P)-dependent oxidoreductase: protein MTRVAVIGLGEAGRRYAVDLSRAGAAVRGYDPDPRADDPAVPRVGSVVEAVAAAEVTISLVGAHAAVSVAEQVVPLLDAGALYADFNTAAPEVKSQVAEVAARVGVRMADVAVLAPVTRAGARTPLLASGAGAVRLAGLLRPLGVPIDTIDAPVGAAARLKMVRSVFMKGLATLLIETLTAAEAADAADWMRGQLTAELGPDAPALVERLITGTHTHRTRREQEVRDALGLLDELGTPDDMTRGTLAWFERLGRESA, encoded by the coding sequence GTGACACGCGTCGCCGTCATCGGGCTCGGCGAGGCGGGGCGCCGCTATGCCGTGGACCTCTCCCGGGCGGGCGCGGCGGTCCGCGGCTACGATCCGGACCCGCGCGCAGACGATCCCGCCGTTCCCCGCGTGGGCTCCGTTGTGGAGGCGGTGGCCGCCGCCGAGGTGACCATCAGTCTCGTGGGCGCGCACGCCGCCGTGTCCGTGGCCGAGCAGGTCGTGCCGCTGCTGGACGCGGGCGCGCTGTACGCCGACTTCAACACGGCGGCTCCGGAGGTGAAGTCCCAGGTCGCAGAGGTCGCCGCACGCGTCGGCGTGCGCATGGCGGATGTGGCCGTGCTCGCCCCTGTCACGCGCGCCGGCGCCCGCACACCGCTGCTCGCGAGCGGTGCGGGCGCCGTCCGCCTCGCAGGACTGCTGCGACCGCTCGGCGTTCCGATCGACACGATCGATGCGCCCGTGGGAGCTGCCGCGCGGCTGAAGATGGTGCGGAGCGTCTTCATGAAGGGCCTCGCGACCCTCCTCATCGAAACGCTCACTGCCGCGGAGGCAGCGGATGCGGCGGACTGGATGCGTGGGCAGCTCACCGCGGAGTTGGGCCCGGACGCGCCGGCTCTCGTCGAGCGTCTGATCACGGGCACCCACACACATCGAACGCGCCGCGAGCAGGAGGTGCGCGATGCGCTGGGCCTGCTGGACGAGCTGGGTACCCCCGACGACATGACCCGCGGCACGCTGGCATGGTTCGAGCGACTCGGGCGCGAGTCCGCCTGA
- a CDS encoding MerR family transcriptional regulator, translating into MSDGSDLSVGQAAHRLGVTVRTLHHWDEIGLARPSVREASGYRRYAGVDLERLQRIVLYRELGIGLDDVRIILDGSALEAADVLRMQRARLGERIEELRRRGDDVERMIDSYENGLTLTVREQVETFGPEWDPRWPLQARERYGDTAQWQQYAERTAKREAADWTRIAQTVSALHAQLAAAVDAGVEPGSEGANALVDRHREVFSQYFSLTRSMQVCLGRMYEADPAFTAHYDAVRPGLAMWLRRAIDARARSEGLDPDTATWE; encoded by the coding sequence ATGTCTGACGGGAGCGACCTGAGCGTCGGACAGGCGGCCCATCGGCTCGGTGTCACGGTGCGCACTCTGCACCACTGGGACGAGATCGGGCTCGCCAGGCCCTCGGTACGAGAGGCCAGTGGGTACCGCCGGTACGCCGGCGTCGACCTGGAGCGGCTGCAGCGAATCGTCCTCTACCGCGAGCTCGGGATCGGGCTCGACGATGTCCGCATCATCCTCGACGGCTCGGCGCTCGAGGCCGCCGACGTGCTCCGCATGCAACGAGCACGGCTGGGGGAGCGCATCGAGGAGCTGCGGCGCCGCGGCGACGATGTCGAGCGGATGATCGACTCGTACGAGAACGGCCTCACGCTCACGGTGCGCGAGCAGGTGGAGACGTTCGGTCCCGAGTGGGATCCGCGGTGGCCGCTGCAGGCGCGCGAGCGATACGGCGACACCGCTCAGTGGCAGCAGTACGCGGAACGCACGGCCAAGCGGGAAGCGGCGGACTGGACGCGCATCGCGCAGACCGTCAGCGCGCTGCACGCGCAGCTGGCGGCTGCGGTCGACGCCGGAGTCGAGCCGGGCAGCGAGGGTGCGAACGCGCTCGTCGATCGGCACCGCGAGGTGTTCTCGCAGTACTTCTCCCTCACGCGCAGCATGCAGGTCTGCCTCGGCCGCATGTACGAAGCGGATCCCGCCTTCACCGCGCACTACGACGCTGTGCGACCGGGGCTCGCCATGTGGCTGCGCCGTGCGATCGATGCCCGTGCCCGCAGCGAGGGTCTCGATCCCGACACCGCCACCTGGGAATGA
- a CDS encoding MFS transporter produces MTQNDSAAPAAVDPGMARESRRVIGATFLGTTIEWYDFFLYAACAALVFGPQFFPSDDPAASQLGAFVTFAFGFVARPLGGILAGHFGDRIGRKRMLVLSLFVMGGATVLIGLVPNFEAIGIAAPILLVLLRLAQGLGVGAEWGGAVTMAIEHAPPQRRALYGAAPMIGLPAGLMLANLMLIVLLAVTGPAFQAWGWRIGFVISVVLVVVGLWTRRRLGESPLFESAVKNAPARVPFMEVFARFTPQLIVTIVIAGVPSILSYLVLTWALSYGTAQLGYGQSALLWIGIACCVLQIVMIPLLARIADRRGLVPMGVLGGILMAATAIVFFLLFNTGEIWLAAVGTILAHASTSFAWAVVPPILTRTFPSRLRYSGVSMAYQFGAIVGGGIAPLIATSLLAATGSTTPVALYVVGASLLMAVCTIAWGRFRPPVEDPA; encoded by the coding sequence ATGACACAGAACGACTCGGCCGCGCCGGCCGCCGTCGACCCGGGAATGGCCCGTGAGTCGCGGCGGGTGATCGGCGCGACCTTCCTCGGCACCACCATCGAGTGGTACGACTTCTTCCTCTACGCCGCCTGCGCCGCGCTGGTGTTCGGTCCGCAGTTCTTCCCGTCGGACGATCCTGCCGCAAGCCAGCTCGGCGCCTTCGTGACCTTCGCCTTCGGATTCGTCGCGCGCCCCTTGGGCGGGATCCTCGCGGGACACTTCGGGGACCGCATCGGACGCAAGCGGATGCTGGTTCTCTCCCTCTTCGTGATGGGCGGGGCCACGGTCCTGATCGGCCTCGTGCCCAACTTCGAGGCCATCGGCATCGCCGCCCCCATCCTCCTCGTCCTGCTGCGTCTGGCGCAGGGACTCGGCGTCGGCGCCGAATGGGGAGGGGCCGTGACGATGGCCATCGAGCACGCGCCGCCGCAGCGCCGGGCGCTCTACGGAGCGGCGCCGATGATCGGCCTGCCCGCCGGGCTCATGCTCGCGAACCTCATGCTGATCGTGCTGCTCGCTGTCACGGGGCCGGCTTTCCAGGCGTGGGGGTGGCGGATCGGCTTCGTCATCAGCGTCGTGCTCGTCGTCGTCGGTCTGTGGACCAGACGCCGGCTCGGCGAGAGCCCCCTCTTCGAGTCGGCCGTGAAGAACGCGCCCGCCCGCGTGCCCTTCATGGAGGTCTTCGCCCGGTTCACCCCGCAGCTGATCGTGACGATCGTGATCGCGGGCGTCCCGTCGATCCTCTCCTACCTCGTGCTCACGTGGGCGCTGAGCTACGGCACCGCCCAGTTGGGCTATGGCCAGAGCGCCCTGCTGTGGATCGGGATCGCGTGCTGCGTGCTGCAGATCGTCATGATCCCGCTGCTCGCACGGATCGCCGATCGTCGGGGCCTCGTGCCGATGGGAGTGCTGGGCGGCATCCTCATGGCCGCGACGGCGATCGTCTTCTTCCTCCTGTTCAACACCGGAGAGATCTGGCTCGCCGCAGTGGGCACGATCCTCGCGCACGCGTCGACGTCGTTCGCCTGGGCGGTGGTGCCGCCGATCCTCACGCGCACCTTCCCGAGCCGACTCCGTTACTCGGGCGTGAGCATGGCGTATCAGTTCGGAGCGATCGTCGGCGGCGGCATCGCGCCGCTCATCGCGACCTCGCTTCTGGCGGCGACGGGCTCGACCACACCCGTCGCCCTGTACGTCGTGGGCGCCTCCCTGCTGATGGCCGTCTGTACGATCGCGTGGGGGAGGTTCCGCCCGCCCGTGGAGGACCCTGCTTGA
- a CDS encoding ABC transporter ATP-binding protein has product MAARLTLKDVNLRFGGITVLHDVGFDVEPGQIFGLVGPNGAGKTSLFNCISGHYRPSSGSITIDGDEASGQTPARLARRGLARTFQHPALQLHASVLENVMLGAHTRLPGGPGEWAIRTPRTWRSEREMRTEALRLLERSGLGWAANRHADELSHGLHKAIELCRALMSHPKLLLLDEPAAGLPHSEVEQLIATVRAIRDEDDITVVIVEHHMGLIAALTDRVVVLDHGRKLMEGSAAEAQSDPRVIEAYIGKEAADDAA; this is encoded by the coding sequence ATGGCGGCTCGACTCACCCTCAAGGATGTGAACCTGCGGTTCGGCGGGATCACCGTGCTGCACGATGTCGGCTTCGACGTGGAGCCCGGGCAGATCTTCGGACTCGTCGGGCCCAACGGCGCCGGGAAGACCTCGCTGTTCAACTGCATCAGCGGGCACTACCGGCCCAGCTCGGGCTCCATCACTATCGACGGCGACGAGGCATCCGGACAGACCCCCGCGCGCCTCGCGCGACGCGGGCTCGCCCGCACCTTCCAGCATCCTGCGCTGCAGCTGCACGCATCCGTGCTCGAGAACGTGATGCTGGGCGCGCACACGCGCCTTCCGGGAGGCCCCGGAGAGTGGGCGATCCGCACGCCGCGCACGTGGCGCTCGGAGCGGGAGATGCGCACCGAGGCGCTGCGGCTGCTGGAGCGTTCCGGCCTCGGCTGGGCGGCGAACCGCCACGCCGACGAGCTCTCGCACGGACTCCACAAGGCGATCGAGCTGTGCCGGGCTCTTATGTCGCACCCGAAGCTGCTCCTGCTGGATGAGCCGGCGGCGGGCCTGCCGCACTCCGAGGTCGAGCAGCTCATCGCGACCGTCCGCGCCATCCGCGACGAGGATGACATCACCGTCGTCATCGTCGAGCACCACATGGGGCTCATCGCGGCACTGACCGACCGTGTGGTCGTGCTCGATCACGGTCGCAAACTCATGGAGGGCTCTGCCGCCGAGGCGCAGAGCGATCCCCGGGTCATCGAGGCATATATCGGCAAGGAGGCCGCCGATGACGCTGCTTGA
- a CDS encoding AMP-binding protein, with the protein MRGHYSDVWQEVARAFGDRPAIVTPNGTMTYGRFARDAGALSGHLAQAGLRPGDSVAILLYNRPEYLVTLFACFASAIAPVPLNYRYRAVEVRALLEDSGAKVLVYPTSLADVVHDALEGWAHAPELIVIDDGPSPVPAAGTTWADAVAAPHELLPTPPEGAELRLYTGGTTGKPKAVVWAAEDILSVQLYSIYGTAGLEVPTSMAEVVAAAADPPVTRTLPLAPFLHGTALFTSMNTLVLGGTVLILPSARFDADAAVGFALDERATRLIIAGDAIGLPLVDALERAGAPGFGDVHSIISSGMRLSAQVKRRFHERDDIVITDLLASTEGGPYAVNVTASADDLPGELRLLPGAVVLDEDLQQVQHLDGGRGILAFRGTLPKGYFRDEEKTRATFPVIDGVRHVMPGDWALSHGDGTLELLGRGSSVVNTGGEKVYPVEVEEALLAFPAIGDAVVFGMPDQRYGEVVTAVVVPADGAVIDAEALRTHLDARLAGYKKPRHLVIRDTLARSPHGKVDLPRLKAGLQALVGGVDAPTGTMRIVH; encoded by the coding sequence ATGAGAGGCCACTACAGCGACGTGTGGCAGGAGGTCGCGCGTGCATTCGGTGACCGACCCGCGATCGTCACGCCCAACGGGACCATGACCTACGGCCGCTTCGCGCGCGACGCCGGCGCGCTGTCGGGACACCTCGCGCAGGCCGGGCTCCGTCCGGGGGACTCGGTCGCGATCCTGCTCTACAACCGGCCCGAGTACCTCGTGACGCTCTTCGCCTGCTTCGCCAGCGCGATCGCGCCCGTCCCGCTGAACTATCGGTATCGCGCGGTCGAGGTGCGCGCGCTGCTCGAGGACTCCGGCGCGAAAGTGCTCGTCTACCCCACGTCGCTCGCGGATGTCGTGCACGATGCCCTCGAAGGTTGGGCGCACGCCCCGGAACTCATCGTCATCGACGACGGACCGAGTCCCGTGCCCGCGGCCGGGACGACGTGGGCGGATGCGGTCGCCGCACCGCACGAGCTTCTCCCGACACCGCCGGAGGGGGCGGAGCTGCGCCTGTACACCGGCGGCACGACGGGCAAGCCCAAGGCGGTGGTCTGGGCAGCCGAAGACATCCTCTCGGTGCAGCTCTACTCCATCTACGGCACGGCGGGGCTCGAGGTGCCGACTTCCATGGCCGAGGTCGTCGCCGCCGCCGCCGACCCACCGGTCACCCGCACGCTTCCGCTCGCGCCTTTCCTGCACGGCACGGCTCTGTTCACCTCGATGAACACCCTCGTGCTCGGCGGCACGGTGCTCATCCTGCCGTCCGCGCGGTTCGACGCCGACGCCGCGGTGGGCTTCGCCCTCGACGAGCGGGCCACACGTCTCATCATCGCCGGAGACGCCATCGGGCTGCCGCTCGTCGACGCGCTCGAACGCGCGGGGGCCCCGGGCTTCGGCGACGTCCATTCGATCATCAGCTCGGGTATGCGGCTCAGCGCCCAGGTGAAGCGCCGGTTCCACGAGCGAGACGACATCGTCATCACCGACCTGCTCGCCTCGACGGAGGGCGGTCCCTACGCCGTCAACGTCACCGCATCCGCCGACGATCTCCCGGGCGAGTTGCGCCTGCTGCCGGGCGCGGTCGTGCTCGACGAGGACCTCCAGCAGGTGCAGCACCTCGACGGCGGACGCGGCATCCTGGCGTTCCGCGGCACGCTGCCGAAGGGATACTTCCGCGACGAGGAGAAGACCCGAGCGACCTTCCCGGTCATCGACGGTGTGCGCCACGTCATGCCCGGCGACTGGGCTCTCTCGCACGGTGACGGAACGCTCGAGCTGCTCGGCCGAGGAAGCTCCGTCGTGAACACGGGCGGTGAGAAGGTCTATCCCGTGGAGGTGGAGGAGGCCCTGCTCGCCTTCCCCGCCATCGGCGACGCCGTCGTGTTCGGGATGCCCGACCAGCGCTACGGCGAGGTGGTGACCGCCGTCGTCGTTCCCGCCGACGGGGCGGTGATCGACGCCGAGGCTCTGCGCACGCATCTGGACGCCCGCCTCGCCGGGTACAAGAAGCCGCGGCACCTCGTGATCCGCGACACCCTCGCGCGCAGCCCCCACGGCAAGGTCGACCTGCCGCGGCTCAAGGCCGGGCTGCAGGCGCTGGTCGGCGGCGTCGATGCTCCGACCGGCACCATGCGCATCGTGCACTGA
- a CDS encoding branched-chain amino acid ABC transporter permease gives MGTFIQLVIDGLSIGSVYAALALAIVLVNQATGLINFAQGGMAVLSAYLAWWFTGMGVPLILAILLSVGVSFLFGAVVERYLMRRFEGGDPDTAVVVTIGLLTLITGICGWLFTYNNQQFPSLFPLDTISVLGASVSVRSIGTTVVILAIMILLQALFAGTKLGLALRAVAVNPQSAAFSGLPVSRLLMVGWGLAAGLGAVAGALVAPQLTLTPGMMDNALVYALAAVILGGLSSPVGVVAAAWIIGVLENLAAVYVPFIGYDLKVAVPFALIFVVLLVRPQGLFGRRTVVRV, from the coding sequence GTGGGAACCTTCATCCAACTCGTCATCGACGGGCTGTCCATCGGCTCGGTCTACGCCGCGCTCGCTCTGGCGATCGTGCTCGTCAACCAGGCGACCGGCCTGATCAACTTCGCCCAGGGCGGGATGGCGGTGCTCTCCGCCTACCTCGCCTGGTGGTTCACGGGGATGGGGGTCCCGCTGATCCTCGCGATCCTGCTCTCCGTGGGCGTCTCGTTCCTGTTCGGCGCCGTCGTCGAGCGGTACCTGATGCGTCGCTTCGAGGGCGGCGACCCCGACACCGCCGTCGTGGTGACGATCGGTCTGCTGACGCTCATCACCGGCATCTGCGGCTGGCTCTTCACCTACAACAACCAGCAGTTCCCCTCGCTCTTCCCCCTCGACACGATCTCCGTGCTGGGAGCGTCGGTGAGTGTGCGCTCGATCGGGACGACCGTGGTCATCCTCGCCATCATGATCCTGCTGCAGGCGCTGTTCGCCGGCACGAAGCTGGGCCTGGCGCTGCGGGCGGTCGCGGTGAACCCGCAGTCCGCGGCCTTCTCCGGTCTGCCGGTGAGCCGCCTGCTGATGGTCGGCTGGGGGCTCGCGGCGGGTCTCGGCGCGGTGGCCGGCGCGCTGGTCGCCCCGCAGCTCACGCTCACTCCCGGGATGATGGACAACGCCCTCGTCTACGCGCTGGCCGCCGTCATCCTCGGCGGACTCTCCAGCCCCGTCGGCGTGGTCGCGGCGGCATGGATCATCGGCGTCCTGGAGAACCTCGCCGCGGTCTACGTGCCCTTCATCGGCTACGACCTCAAGGTCGCGGTGCCCTTCGCGCTCATCTTCGTCGTGCTGCTCGTACGACCACAGGGCTTGTTCGGTCGCAGAACGGTGGTGCGTGTCTGA
- a CDS encoding VOC family protein, with translation MSDFYNAFDISPVPAPGPDAVAPELYRGIYGMPMFVTIPTTDIPASVDFWTRGLGFFELFAIPGQLVHLRRWAFQDVLLVPAGSAEQALPAMTVSFACVLAQIENIADAVRALDAAATKAPRDTAWNTRDIEVLTPENVRVVFTAAKPFDPTSEGTVALRAVGIGVEGGDNGEHV, from the coding sequence ATGAGCGACTTCTACAACGCCTTCGACATCAGCCCCGTCCCTGCTCCAGGGCCCGATGCCGTCGCCCCCGAGCTGTACCGCGGGATCTACGGCATGCCCATGTTCGTCACGATCCCGACCACCGATATCCCCGCATCCGTCGACTTCTGGACCCGCGGACTGGGCTTCTTCGAGCTTTTCGCGATCCCGGGGCAGCTCGTGCACCTGCGCCGGTGGGCTTTCCAGGACGTGCTGCTGGTCCCGGCCGGATCCGCGGAGCAGGCGCTGCCGGCCATGACCGTCAGCTTCGCCTGTGTGCTGGCGCAGATCGAGAACATCGCGGATGCGGTGCGCGCGCTGGATGCGGCTGCGACGAAGGCCCCGCGCGACACCGCATGGAACACCCGTGACATCGAGGTGCTGACGCCCGAGAACGTCCGCGTCGTGTTCACCGCGGCCAAGCCGTTCGATCCGACCAGCGAGGGGACGGTCGCGCTGCGCGCCGTCGGCATCGGCGTCGAGGGAGGTGACAATGGTGAGCATGTCTGA
- a CDS encoding IclR family transcriptional regulator translates to MARGSAGESALHRHLRVLDAFDALHPFLTLGEIAGTARIPVSTAHRLVAELTQEGLLERLPDRTYRLGVRLWEYASRTPGALGLREVARPWLAAAHARIRQHVQLGVRAELDVLFIERMSAPDAVVNATLIGGRIPLHASSNGLVLLAHAPAGVVDEVLRSPMRAYTPFTITDPRALRAELARIRSEGFAVASGHIHLESRGMAVPVRGPEGEVYAALGAVVPNDGSPAAAVLETLRVASAGITRALRALYGSGLDDAAVVHGPRPDAGVSARSWAYIADLAERADAAPKVRT, encoded by the coding sequence ATGGCGCGCGGATCGGCAGGCGAGTCGGCATTGCACCGGCACCTCCGGGTGCTCGACGCCTTCGACGCCCTGCACCCGTTCCTCACGCTGGGCGAGATCGCCGGCACCGCCCGCATCCCCGTGTCCACGGCGCACCGGCTGGTTGCGGAGCTGACGCAGGAGGGACTGCTCGAGCGGCTGCCGGATCGCACCTACCGGCTCGGCGTGCGGCTGTGGGAGTACGCCTCACGCACGCCCGGCGCGCTCGGACTGCGCGAGGTCGCACGTCCGTGGCTCGCCGCGGCCCACGCCCGTATCCGCCAGCACGTGCAGCTCGGGGTCCGCGCCGAGCTCGACGTGCTGTTCATCGAGCGGATGTCGGCGCCGGATGCGGTCGTCAACGCGACGCTCATCGGCGGCCGCATCCCGCTCCACGCGTCCTCGAACGGCCTCGTGCTGCTCGCGCATGCACCCGCGGGCGTCGTGGACGAGGTGCTGCGCAGTCCGATGCGCGCGTACACGCCGTTCACGATCACGGATCCGCGGGCTCTCCGCGCCGAACTCGCCCGCATCCGCTCCGAGGGCTTCGCCGTGGCATCCGGCCACATCCACCTCGAGTCGCGGGGCATGGCCGTCCCGGTGCGGGGCCCCGAAGGCGAGGTGTACGCCGCCCTCGGCGCCGTCGTGCCCAATGACGGCTCGCCGGCCGCGGCCGTTCTCGAGACCCTGCGCGTGGCTTCGGCCGGGATCACCCGTGCGCTGCGCGCCCTGTACGGCTCCGGCCTCGACGATGCCGCCGTCGTACACGGTCCGCGCCCGGATGCGGGCGTCTCGGCGAGGTCGTGGGCGTACATCGCCGATCTCGCCGAGCGTGCGGATGCGGCACCGAAGGTCCGCACGTGA
- a CDS encoding YdcF family protein, giving the protein MRPLRSALAAATVAVLTVLAFGEATHWRASRRRLGSPFARGTEAIIVLGYGNRGPRANRENRYRVRAGIRSINPAATRAVLVFCGGTVEGPVPEAEIMEAYARDELGYRGPCVLESESRSTWQNIENAIPLIESADVIKIVSNSIHAELARGYLWMLRPDLAARLARGADYRFGEIVFVKPVAAVLGHKKLRRLRLLD; this is encoded by the coding sequence GTGCGTCCGCTCCGTTCCGCCCTGGCCGCCGCGACGGTCGCGGTGCTCACGGTGCTCGCCTTCGGCGAGGCCACGCATTGGCGCGCGAGCAGGCGACGCCTCGGCTCACCATTCGCGCGGGGGACGGAGGCCATCATCGTTCTCGGCTACGGCAACCGCGGTCCAAGAGCCAACCGCGAGAACCGCTATCGCGTGCGGGCGGGGATCCGCTCGATCAACCCTGCGGCGACCCGCGCCGTCCTGGTGTTCTGCGGCGGGACGGTGGAGGGCCCCGTCCCCGAGGCGGAGATCATGGAGGCGTATGCCCGCGACGAGCTCGGCTACCGCGGCCCCTGCGTGCTGGAGTCAGAGAGCCGGTCCACATGGCAGAACATCGAGAACGCGATCCCGTTGATCGAGTCCGCCGACGTGATCAAGATCGTGTCGAACTCGATCCACGCGGAGCTGGCCCGCGGATATCTCTGGATGCTGCGACCCGACCTCGCCGCACGACTCGCCCGAGGGGCGGACTACCGCTTCGGCGAGATCGTCTTCGTGAAGCCGGTCGCCGCCGTTCTCGGCCACAAGAAGCTCCGCCGCCTCCGCTTGCTCGACTGA